In one window of Halomarina pelagica DNA:
- a CDS encoding anthranilate phosphoribosyltransferase, producing the protein MAKATRSFGDWPLKRLMTEVVGSGHKSADDMTRDQAREAFRRILALEPDPTTLGAFWLANRWKRNTPEELAAYVDVMAEESVEFAEPDCDPVDCGANYDGKHTSALLGVGAGLVAAAAGTPVVAHSGDRVPTQKATAYRHVLDELGVETDLSPAESADMTDEVGFGFYYQPNFNPGVAGLEDRRDQMGVRTFVNTIETLANPARADVHLGSFYHLPYAKRIIDTFEASERYDPSRVVMFQGMEGYDDIRPGSTKVAVWDGGELSDFDIRTEEYGMDFAGEDLAVDDVAADSARITEAVLAGERTDRFADAIAVNAAVRIFARRDAETLDEGLAAARGAIEDGSAEERLEALRAF; encoded by the coding sequence ATGGCGAAAGCGACGCGATCCTTCGGCGACTGGCCGCTGAAGCGGCTCATGACGGAGGTCGTCGGCAGCGGGCACAAGTCCGCGGACGACATGACCCGCGACCAGGCCCGGGAGGCGTTCCGGCGCATCCTCGCGCTCGAACCCGACCCGACCACCCTCGGGGCGTTCTGGCTGGCGAACCGCTGGAAGCGCAACACGCCCGAGGAGCTGGCGGCGTACGTCGACGTGATGGCAGAGGAGTCAGTCGAGTTCGCCGAACCGGACTGCGATCCGGTGGACTGCGGCGCGAACTACGACGGCAAGCACACCTCCGCGCTGCTCGGCGTCGGGGCGGGCCTCGTCGCGGCCGCCGCCGGCACCCCGGTCGTCGCCCACTCGGGCGACCGCGTCCCGACGCAGAAGGCGACGGCGTACAGGCACGTCCTCGACGAACTCGGCGTCGAGACGGATCTCTCCCCGGCGGAATCCGCCGACATGACCGACGAGGTGGGGTTCGGCTTCTACTACCAGCCGAACTTCAACCCCGGCGTCGCCGGCCTGGAGGACCGCCGCGACCAGATGGGCGTGCGCACGTTCGTCAACACCATCGAGACGCTGGCGAACCCCGCGCGCGCCGACGTCCACCTCGGGAGCTTCTACCACCTGCCCTACGCCAAGCGGATCATCGACACGTTCGAGGCGAGCGAGCGCTACGACCCCTCGCGGGTCGTCATGTTCCAGGGGATGGAGGGCTACGACGACATCCGGCCCGGCTCGACCAAGGTCGCCGTGTGGGACGGCGGGGAGTTGAGCGACTTCGACATCCGGACCGAAGAGTACGGCATGGACTTCGCGGGCGAGGACCTGGCCGTGGACGACGTGGCCGCGGACTCCGCGCGCATCACCGAGGCGGTGCTCGCCGGCGAGCGGACGGACCGCTTCGCGGACGCGATCGCCGTCAACGCCGCCGTGCGGATCTTCGCCCGGCGGGACGCGGAGACGCTGGATGAGGGACTGGCGGCGGCGCGCGGGGCCATCGAGGACGGGAGCGCCGAGGAGCGACTCGAAGCGCTGCGCGCGTTCTGA
- a CDS encoding EamA family transporter → MNVGHLYAVAAALLFGAYLVLYKRYFGSYPTMPYMAGAYASALAWYLPIGVLAWPDGRTLGGAVTAFVDLGALVAAALLTGAAGAVSLLAVNRGEVSYVAPLNKLVPLFVLPIEVLALGQHLGPLQVVGVLVATAGVYLANYRAGALLAPFRRALTYRPAQLALFGAALFGLVDVTKRVLLQELALPVPLVVWIGLLGILVVSLSLGRRRLDALPRRAYPGIVAMGLLVAVVNHVTALAFQTVPASVASPIINAQAVVAVVLGGVFLDEGALPQRLAASVLAMTGVALVALA, encoded by the coding sequence GTGAACGTCGGACACCTCTACGCCGTCGCCGCCGCCCTCCTGTTCGGCGCGTACCTCGTCCTCTACAAGCGCTACTTCGGCTCGTACCCGACGATGCCGTACATGGCGGGCGCGTACGCGTCGGCGCTGGCCTGGTACCTGCCGATCGGAGTGCTCGCGTGGCCGGACGGGCGGACGCTCGGCGGCGCGGTGACGGCGTTCGTCGACCTCGGGGCGCTCGTCGCGGCGGCGCTGCTCACCGGCGCGGCCGGCGCGGTCTCCCTGCTCGCCGTCAACCGCGGCGAGGTCTCCTACGTCGCCCCGCTGAACAAACTCGTCCCCCTGTTCGTCCTCCCCATCGAGGTGCTCGCGCTCGGCCAGCACCTCGGTCCGCTCCAGGTCGTCGGCGTCCTCGTCGCCACCGCGGGCGTCTACCTGGCGAACTACCGCGCCGGCGCGCTCCTCGCGCCGTTTCGCCGCGCGCTCACGTACCGCCCGGCACAGCTAGCCCTGTTCGGCGCGGCGCTGTTCGGCCTCGTCGACGTGACGAAGCGGGTCCTCCTGCAGGAACTCGCGCTCCCCGTCCCGCTGGTCGTCTGGATCGGCCTGCTCGGCATCCTCGTCGTCTCGCTGTCGCTCGGTCGACGGCGACTCGACGCGCTCCCGCGACGGGCGTACCCCGGAATCGTCGCGATGGGGCTGCTCGTCGCCGTCGTGAACCACGTCACCGCGCTCGCGTTCCAGACGGTACCCGCGAGCGTCGCATCGCCCATCATCAACGCCCAGGCCGTCGTCGCCGTCGTCCTCGGCGGCGTGTTCCTCGACGAGGGTGCGCTCCCGCAACGCCTCGCCGCGAGCGTCCTCGCGATGACGGGCGTCGCCCTCGTCGCGCTCGCCTGA
- a CDS encoding CPBP family intramembrane glutamic endopeptidase, translated as MSLLQNPREGRLRAPWRLLLQSALLLAIAVVGFVAVSPLAGRTTPLALNTLVMAFAVGVSVPVAARLFDHRPLDDLGLHVDRQWWLDCGFGLALGAGLQTLVFAAQVAAGLVVVTDVARLSPSLLSGLASSLAMFVAVGVYEEVLSRGYQLTNAAEGLRGYLGHRGAVAAAVLLTSGLFGALHAANPGATAVSVLGVSLAGVWLALGYVLTGELAIPVGAHVSWNFFLGAVYGFPVSGNRISPSLVRIQEIGPDALTGGQFGPEAGLVGIAAILLGSVAVVGYVAARDGRLSIAASVTVPDILPER; from the coding sequence GTGTCCCTCCTGCAGAACCCCCGCGAAGGTCGCCTCCGCGCCCCGTGGCGACTCCTCCTCCAGTCTGCGCTCCTCCTCGCGATCGCCGTCGTCGGGTTCGTCGCCGTCTCGCCGCTCGCCGGTCGGACGACGCCGCTCGCGCTCAACACGCTCGTGATGGCGTTCGCGGTCGGCGTCTCGGTCCCCGTCGCGGCGCGCCTGTTCGACCACCGACCGCTCGACGACCTCGGCCTGCACGTCGACCGCCAGTGGTGGCTCGACTGCGGCTTCGGTCTCGCGCTCGGCGCGGGCCTCCAGACGCTCGTCTTCGCCGCGCAGGTCGCCGCCGGCCTCGTCGTCGTCACCGACGTCGCGCGCCTCTCCCCGTCGCTGCTCTCCGGGCTGGCGTCGTCGCTCGCGATGTTCGTCGCCGTCGGCGTCTACGAGGAGGTGCTCTCGCGGGGCTACCAGCTGACGAACGCCGCGGAGGGACTGCGCGGCTACCTCGGCCACCGCGGGGCCGTCGCCGCCGCCGTCCTCCTCACGTCGGGGCTGTTCGGCGCGCTCCACGCCGCCAACCCCGGCGCGACGGCCGTGAGCGTCCTCGGCGTCTCGCTCGCGGGCGTCTGGCTCGCCCTCGGCTACGTCCTCACCGGCGAACTCGCGATCCCCGTCGGGGCGCACGTCTCCTGGAACTTCTTTCTCGGGGCGGTCTACGGCTTCCCGGTGAGCGGCAACCGCATCTCGCCGTCGCTCGTCCGCATCCAGGAGATCGGTCCCGACGCGCTAACCGGGGGACAGTTCGGTCCCGAGGCCGGCCTGGTCGGCATCGCGGCGATCCTCCTCGGGAGCGTCGCGGTCGTCGGCTACGTCGCGGCGCGCGACGGACGGCTCTCGATCGCCGCCTCGGTGACCGTCCCGGACATCCTCCCCGAGAGGTGA
- a CDS encoding bile acid:sodium symporter family protein, protein MSLTGLLRRISRFASTYFVLWVLLFSGVAVLEPSPFTPVLRYIAPLLGVIMLGMGLTLQPADFRRLVERPRDVAVGALAQWLIMPAAAYGLYLALDLPPAVGVGLILVGAAPGGTASNVMAYLGDGDVALSVAITTVTTLAAPLVMPAWVVLLLGERLQVTFLDMFLSIVQIVLVPVLLGFAIRWLLDRFAPRAAEVGLDVFPAVSVAVIVAIVAGLVGANVETILAAGGLVVLAVVAHNAIGLGGGYAAGRVARMPTERVRTCAFEVGLQNSGLAAALAATFFGAEAALVPALFSVWHNVTGPALASLFTWHDEYRAGVGAARASGATDD, encoded by the coding sequence ATGTCGCTCACCGGACTCCTCCGTCGGATCAGTCGGTTCGCGAGCACGTACTTCGTCCTCTGGGTGCTCCTGTTCTCCGGCGTCGCCGTCCTCGAACCGTCGCCGTTCACGCCGGTGCTTCGGTACATCGCGCCGCTGCTCGGCGTCATCATGCTCGGGATGGGGCTGACGCTCCAGCCCGCGGACTTCCGGCGACTCGTCGAGCGCCCGCGGGACGTGGCGGTCGGCGCGCTCGCCCAGTGGCTGATCATGCCGGCCGCCGCCTACGGCCTCTACCTGGCTCTCGACCTCCCGCCGGCGGTGGGCGTCGGGCTGATCCTCGTGGGAGCCGCGCCGGGCGGCACCGCGTCGAACGTGATGGCCTACCTCGGCGACGGCGACGTGGCGCTCTCGGTCGCCATCACCACCGTCACGACGCTCGCCGCGCCGCTGGTCATGCCCGCCTGGGTCGTCCTCCTGCTCGGCGAGCGGTTGCAGGTGACGTTCCTCGACATGTTCCTGAGCATCGTCCAGATCGTGCTCGTGCCCGTGCTGCTCGGGTTCGCGATCCGCTGGCTCCTCGATCGGTTCGCACCCCGCGCGGCCGAGGTCGGCCTCGACGTGTTCCCGGCGGTGAGCGTGGCCGTCATCGTCGCCATCGTCGCCGGGCTGGTGGGCGCGAACGTCGAGACGATCCTCGCGGCGGGCGGCCTCGTCGTCCTCGCGGTGGTCGCGCACAACGCGATCGGCCTCGGCGGGGGCTACGCCGCCGGTCGGGTCGCGCGGATGCCGACCGAGCGCGTCCGAACCTGCGCCTTCGAGGTGGGGCTACAGAACAGCGGGCTCGCCGCGGCGCTCGCGGCGACGTTCTTCGGGGCCGAGGCGGCGCTCGTCCCCGCGCTGTTCTCCGTCTGGCACAACGTCACCGGCCCGGCGCTGGCGAGCCTCTTCACGTGGCACGACGAGTATCGGGCGGGCGTCGGCGCGGCGCGGGCGTCCGGCGCGACCGACGACTGA
- the ahbB gene encoding siroheme decarboxylase subunit beta has protein sequence MSALEDDWRADLDAVDARLVDDFQSGFPVERRPFRAVGEALGVSETEALARVERLHERGIFRRFGAVLNPPVIGSSTLAAVRAPADRFEEIAEVINGYRQVNHNYRRDHEWNVWFVVTAGSRATRDRILAEIEERTGCAVLNLPMLTDYYIDLEFPVVNEDRFARETRASEGTTVTATRISEEATADLTDLDRRLLLAIQEGFPLSLTPYADVADAIDADADEVVAAVRRLLEAGCIKRVGCVVNHVVTGFDANCMVVWDVPDDELDARGGRVGGLPYVTLCYHRPRRPEHGWPYNLFTMIHGRDPGTVDEKIDELAADHLPFDHERLYSTATLKQTGAQYEELV, from the coding sequence ATGAGCGCACTGGAGGACGACTGGCGCGCCGACCTCGACGCCGTCGACGCGCGACTCGTCGACGACTTCCAGAGCGGGTTCCCCGTCGAACGGCGTCCCTTCCGCGCCGTCGGCGAGGCGCTCGGCGTGAGCGAGACGGAGGCGCTCGCCCGCGTCGAACGCCTCCACGAGCGCGGGATCTTCCGCCGGTTCGGCGCGGTCCTCAACCCGCCGGTCATCGGGAGTTCGACGCTCGCCGCCGTGCGAGCGCCGGCGGACCGCTTCGAGGAGATCGCCGAGGTGATCAACGGCTACCGCCAGGTGAACCACAACTACCGCCGGGACCACGAGTGGAACGTGTGGTTCGTCGTCACCGCCGGGTCGCGGGCGACGCGCGACCGCATCCTCGCGGAGATCGAGGAGCGGACCGGCTGTGCGGTGCTGAACCTCCCCATGCTCACCGACTACTACATCGACCTCGAGTTCCCGGTCGTCAACGAGGACCGGTTCGCCAGGGAGACGCGAGCGTCGGAGGGGACGACGGTGACCGCGACGCGCATCTCCGAGGAGGCGACCGCCGACCTCACCGACCTCGACCGGCGGCTGTTGCTCGCGATCCAGGAGGGCTTCCCGCTCTCGCTCACGCCGTACGCGGACGTCGCCGACGCCATCGACGCCGACGCTGACGAGGTCGTCGCGGCCGTCCGCCGCCTGCTCGAGGCCGGCTGCATCAAGCGCGTCGGCTGCGTCGTCAACCACGTCGTCACCGGCTTCGACGCCAACTGCATGGTCGTCTGGGACGTGCCCGACGACGAACTCGACGCCCGCGGCGGGCGCGTCGGCGGCCTGCCGTACGTCACGCTCTGCTACCACCGCCCGCGCCGCCCCGAGCACGGCTGGCCGTACAACCTCTTCACGATGATCCACGGGCGCGACCCCGGGACGGTGGACGAGAAGATCGACGAACTCGCCGCCGACCACCTCCCCTTCGACCACGAGCGGCTCTACTCGACTGCGACGCTGAAGCAGACGGGCGCGCAGTACGAGGAACTGGTCTAG
- a CDS encoding DUF7511 domain-containing protein: protein MSRNDFADGDAPSIVEELRARRGERTMLHRVEHRDDAPDECTLYPADATPEEIVTTWMTAGEGSFVSLADAR, encoded by the coding sequence ATGTCCCGGAACGACTTCGCCGACGGTGATGCGCCGAGCATCGTCGAGGAGTTGCGCGCCCGTCGCGGCGAGCGCACGATGCTCCACCGCGTCGAGCACCGCGACGACGCCCCCGACGAGTGTACGCTCTACCCGGCCGACGCGACCCCCGAGGAGATCGTCACCACGTGGATGACCGCGGGCGAGGGGTCGTTCGTCTCGCTGGCGGACGCGCGCTGA
- a CDS encoding PH domain-containing protein — protein MSSARDVPDWVALGPNERVVWNDHPSLYPAAASLAAGIVLFLLGPLSLALLPEPWSLIGVVLLLAGLAVALGTYLRHRSTQYVITSNEVYEKRGFLSRQVTSLRMDRVQNTTYEQSLLQRLLSYGDVHVDTAGSGGTEIVFRDVTDPQEVSRLISRQLDAQASGSRAADRDRSQSRGRGRGRGRGRNRDRDRSQEQGGGGGGSDSP, from the coding sequence ATGTCATCCGCACGTGACGTCCCCGACTGGGTCGCGCTCGGTCCGAACGAGCGGGTGGTCTGGAACGATCACCCGAGTCTCTACCCCGCGGCGGCGTCGCTGGCCGCCGGGATCGTGCTCTTCCTGCTCGGTCCCCTCTCGCTCGCGCTCCTTCCCGAACCGTGGTCCCTGATCGGGGTCGTCCTGCTCCTCGCCGGTCTCGCCGTCGCCCTCGGCACGTACCTCCGCCACCGGAGCACGCAGTACGTCATCACGAGCAACGAGGTGTACGAGAAGCGCGGGTTCCTCTCGCGACAGGTCACCAGCCTCCGCATGGACCGCGTCCAGAACACGACCTACGAGCAGTCGCTCCTCCAGCGCCTGCTCTCCTACGGCGACGTCCACGTCGACACCGCCGGCTCCGGCGGGACGGAGATCGTCTTCCGCGACGTCACCGATCCGCAGGAGGTGAGTCGGCTGATCTCGCGACAGCTCGACGCCCAGGCCTCGGGGTCGCGGGCCGCCGATCGGGACCGGAGTCAGAGTCGCGGCCGAGGCCGGGGGCGAGGCCGCGGCCGGAACCGAGATCGGGATCGGAGCCAGGAGCAGGGCGGCGGTGGCGGTGGCAGTGACAGCCCCTGA
- a CDS encoding peptidylprolyl isomerase: protein MHEKENDDNPEAVLETNRGDVRLELFEERAPRTVENFVGLATGSREWEDPETGETRTDPLYQDVPFHRVIEGFMIQGGDPTGTGRGGPGYQFDDEFHDELTHDAPGKLSMANAGPNTNGSQFFITLDATPHLDGKHSVFGQVIDGMDVVREIGSLPTDAQDRPQEEAVIESVKVFR, encoded by the coding sequence ATGCACGAGAAGGAGAACGACGACAACCCCGAGGCAGTTCTCGAGACGAACCGCGGCGACGTCCGCCTGGAGCTGTTCGAGGAGCGCGCGCCGCGAACCGTCGAGAACTTCGTCGGCCTCGCCACCGGGTCGCGGGAGTGGGAGGACCCGGAGACGGGCGAGACGCGGACCGACCCGCTCTATCAGGACGTGCCGTTCCACCGCGTCATCGAGGGCTTCATGATCCAGGGCGGCGACCCGACCGGGACCGGCCGCGGCGGCCCGGGCTACCAGTTCGACGACGAGTTCCACGACGAACTGACCCACGACGCGCCGGGGAAACTCTCCATGGCCAACGCCGGGCCGAACACCAACGGGTCGCAGTTCTTCATCACGCTCGACGCCACGCCGCACCTCGACGGCAAGCACTCGGTGTTCGGGCAGGTGATCGACGGCATGGACGTGGTCCGCGAGATCGGCTCGCTCCCGACCGACGCGCAGGACCGCCCGCAGGAGGAGGCCGTCATCGAGTCCGTCAAGGTCTTCCGGTAG
- a CDS encoding halocyanin domain-containing protein encodes MRRREFLLGAGGAATAVSTTGAASAQEGNSSGGGNGSSGGSSGGGGGPIDYGGWLDGANGWSEGGTVDARGKKKVTIKVGAGDGYAFDPVAVHVDKGATIVWEWTGQGGAHNVHAPESGAFKSDIQSSGTFKWKATGGPVVPYQCDPHAGQGMKGALAIGDNVPRKAPAGPVKPAVSGQARTVGVATMIALMSTLGLGYFFMKYGGDYE; translated from the coding sequence ATGCGACGACGCGAGTTCCTGCTCGGCGCGGGTGGAGCGGCGACAGCGGTCAGTACGACCGGTGCCGCGAGCGCACAGGAAGGAAACTCCAGCGGCGGCGGTAATGGTTCGAGCGGTGGCAGCAGTGGCGGTGGGGGCGGGCCGATCGACTACGGCGGCTGGTTGGACGGTGCCAACGGCTGGTCCGAAGGAGGAACAGTAGACGCTCGCGGGAAAAAGAAGGTGACGATCAAGGTGGGTGCCGGAGATGGATACGCATTCGACCCCGTTGCCGTCCACGTGGATAAGGGCGCAACGATCGTCTGGGAGTGGACGGGGCAGGGCGGGGCACACAACGTCCACGCGCCCGAGAGCGGCGCCTTCAAAAGTGACATTCAATCGTCTGGTACCTTCAAGTGGAAAGCGACTGGTGGGCCAGTCGTTCCTTACCAATGCGATCCACACGCCGGTCAGGGAATGAAGGGCGCCCTCGCAATCGGTGATAACGTCCCGCGAAAGGCACCCGCCGGCCCCGTCAAGCCCGCAGTCTCAGGCCAGGCGAGGACGGTCGGCGTGGCGACGATGATCGCGCTGATGTCGACCCTCGGACTCGGGTACTTCTTCATGAAGTACGGCGGCGACTACGAATAA
- a CDS encoding SDR family NAD(P)-dependent oxidoreductase, giving the protein MTGRVVLLTGATSGIGRAAARRLGGLGATVVLTGRDRERGRAALSAVREAGGDGAFVRADFADLDAVRALAAEVRGRYGRLDVLAHNAALSLSSRRAVDLDGREVETVFLVNHLAPFLLTHELADLLVASAPARAVVTASAVHRRGVLDLDDLALAEYDPLSAYARSKLANVLFAVELADRLAGTGVTANAYHPGFVPGSGLYREAGGAFGVAVRIAARLPFVGRTVEEGADGLVHLAASPDAADTTGEYFDGRDPAEPDPRVRDAALRERLWTTSAALVDAPETPALSVGR; this is encoded by the coding sequence ATGACCGGACGGGTCGTCCTCCTGACGGGCGCGACGAGCGGTATCGGTCGCGCCGCGGCGCGTCGCCTCGGCGGCCTCGGGGCGACGGTCGTCCTGACCGGGCGGGATCGCGAGCGCGGGCGGGCGGCGCTCTCGGCGGTGCGCGAGGCGGGCGGCGACGGGGCGTTCGTCCGCGCGGACTTCGCCGACCTCGACGCCGTCAGGGCGCTCGCCGCCGAGGTGCGCGGGCGCTACGGTCGCCTCGACGTGCTCGCGCACAACGCCGCGCTCTCGCTGTCCTCGCGCCGGGCGGTCGACCTCGACGGACGCGAGGTCGAGACCGTCTTCCTCGTGAACCACCTCGCGCCGTTCCTCCTGACTCACGAGCTGGCGGACCTGCTGGTCGCCTCCGCGCCCGCTCGAGCGGTCGTCACCGCGAGCGCGGTCCACCGGCGGGGGGTCCTCGACCTCGACGACCTCGCGCTCGCCGAGTACGACCCGCTCTCCGCCTACGCCCGCTCGAAGCTGGCGAACGTGCTGTTCGCGGTCGAACTCGCCGACCGCCTCGCCGGGACGGGCGTCACGGCGAACGCCTACCACCCGGGGTTCGTCCCCGGGAGCGGACTCTACCGGGAGGCGGGCGGCGCGTTCGGGGTCGCCGTTCGGATCGCCGCACGCCTCCCGTTCGTCGGCAGGACCGTCGAGGAGGGGGCGGACGGCCTCGTCCACCTCGCCGCCTCGCCGGACGCGGCGGATACGACCGGCGAGTACTTCGACGGGCGCGATCCCGCGGAGCCCGACCCCCGCGTCCGGGACGCCGCGCTGCGCGAGCGGCTGTGGACGACGAGCGCCGCCCTCGTGGACGCCCCCGAGACGCCGGCGCTCTCCGTCGGTCGGTGA
- a CDS encoding ferredoxin, whose amino-acid sequence MAEDGPVDPSEIGERDAPPVEEKPYKIVFEANKCIAAGRCAEVSANWEMDLLSGIAKPLTYFFGEDELEHNVRAAEVCPAKKDRGVIHVVDRRTNEEIAPDPNGDGTLSVDW is encoded by the coding sequence ATGGCCGAGGACGGACCCGTCGACCCGAGCGAGATCGGGGAGCGAGACGCCCCGCCCGTCGAGGAGAAGCCCTACAAGATCGTCTTCGAGGCCAACAAGTGCATCGCCGCGGGGCGGTGCGCCGAGGTCTCCGCCAACTGGGAGATGGACCTGCTGAGCGGCATCGCCAAACCGCTGACCTACTTCTTCGGCGAGGACGAACTCGAGCACAACGTCCGCGCGGCCGAGGTCTGCCCGGCGAAGAAGGACCGCGGCGTCATCCACGTCGTCGATCGCCGGACGAACGAGGAGATCGCGCCGGACCCGAACGGCGACGGGACGCTCAGCGTCGACTGGTGA
- a CDS encoding cyclase family protein encodes MYDLTHPVEPGMPTYPGDPIVEAWPNATVDDDGYSVTAFGMSTHTGTHIDAPRHVEPGGRALSTYPIDRFRFDARLVDCAVGPEESIGEGYVPETDADLLLFRTDWSDYWGDDAYYDYPYLSAGAAERCAELGYDVGIDAPSVDPMGADLIAHHELFRADCLIIENLTNLGALPDRVVVYALPLPLADTDGAPARVVAHE; translated from the coding sequence ATGTACGACCTGACGCACCCGGTCGAACCGGGCATGCCGACGTACCCCGGCGATCCCATCGTCGAGGCCTGGCCGAACGCGACGGTCGACGACGACGGCTACAGCGTGACCGCCTTCGGGATGAGCACCCACACGGGGACGCACATCGACGCCCCGCGTCACGTCGAACCCGGCGGGCGGGCGCTCTCGACCTACCCGATCGATCGCTTCCGCTTCGACGCGCGCCTCGTCGACTGCGCCGTCGGTCCCGAGGAGTCGATCGGCGAGGGGTACGTCCCCGAGACGGACGCCGACCTCCTCCTGTTTCGCACCGACTGGAGCGACTACTGGGGCGACGACGCCTACTACGACTACCCGTACCTCTCCGCCGGCGCGGCCGAACGCTGCGCCGAGCTCGGCTACGACGTCGGCATCGACGCACCGAGCGTCGACCCGATGGGGGCGGACCTCATCGCCCACCACGAACTGTTCCGCGCCGACTGCCTCATCATCGAGAACCTGACCAACCTGGGCGCGCTCCCGGATCGCGTCGTCGTCTACGCGCTCCCGCTCCCGCTCGCGGACACCGACGGCGCGCCCGCCCGCGTCGTCGCGCACGAGTGA
- a CDS encoding rhomboid family intramembrane serine protease, which yields MKIHTTFGNATIFDRSGGYRSPTVEVIALFALLYLVRLGTSVPTALAFPLSRAPWTLVTSVYTHASLWHLLGNTVGVLILGVGVERITTPKRFHAFFYATGVLSGLSEITVRAFLGTGVPVLGASGGMLALFGYAMVANPVTYRMIVGLDIDPKIETMGFLSLSGVIVVAGASPNVAIVAHFVGLLLGIGAGRIRLLHAEPSDSLTSRR from the coding sequence ATGAAGATTCACACGACGTTCGGTAACGCGACCATATTCGATCGATCGGGAGGGTACCGTAGCCCGACCGTCGAGGTGATCGCGCTCTTCGCGCTCCTGTATCTCGTTCGCCTCGGCACGTCGGTTCCGACCGCGCTCGCGTTTCCGTTGTCACGGGCTCCGTGGACGCTGGTCACGAGCGTCTATACCCATGCGTCCCTCTGGCACCTCCTCGGGAACACCGTCGGCGTACTCATCCTCGGCGTCGGCGTTGAGCGGATAACGACGCCGAAACGGTTCCACGCCTTCTTCTACGCCACCGGCGTCCTGTCCGGCCTCTCCGAGATCACCGTGCGAGCGTTCCTCGGGACGGGGGTTCCGGTTCTCGGGGCGAGCGGCGGGATGCTGGCCCTCTTCGGGTACGCGATGGTCGCCAACCCGGTGACCTACCGAATGATCGTTGGACTAGACATCGATCCGAAGATCGAGACGATGGGCTTTCTCTCCCTCTCGGGCGTGATCGTCGTTGCTGGCGCGAGCCCGAACGTCGCGATCGTCGCACACTTCGTCGGCCTCCTGCTCGGGATCGGGGCCGGCCGCATCCGACTCCTGCACGCCGAACCGTCCGACTCGCTCACCAGTCGACGCTGA
- a CDS encoding halocyanin domain-containing protein: MNRREFLMTAGGTAGVVTAAAGSAAAQAGGNNTTGGGNATGGNATGGNASGGNASAGGGGGGGSGGGGSGPIDYGGWLDGANGWSEGSTVDARGKKKVTIKVGAGDGYAFDPVAIHVDEGATVVWEWTGQGGAHNVHAKQGASFSSDIQSSGTFEWKATGGPIVTYQCDPHASQGMKGAIAVGSNVPRKSATAAAAEPIDPHEMGVPLQPHFVGVATIMMMLSTLVFTFYLLKYGESPNTKGGT; this comes from the coding sequence ATGAATAGACGGGAATTTCTCATGACGGCCGGCGGGACCGCCGGTGTCGTCACGGCTGCCGCCGGGTCAGCCGCCGCCCAGGCGGGCGGGAACAACACGACCGGCGGCGGAAACGCCACCGGGGGCAATGCTACAGGGGGCAACGCCTCCGGTGGGAACGCCTCCGCCGGCGGCGGTGGCGGCGGTGGCAGTGGTGGCGGCGGGAGCGGGCCGATCGACTACGGCGGGTGGCTCGACGGCGCGAACGGCTGGTCCGAAGGGAGCACCGTCGACGCCCGCGGCAAAAAGAAAGTGACCATCAAAGTTGGTGCAGGGGACGGATACGCGTTCGATCCGGTCGCCATCCACGTCGACGAGGGCGCGACCGTCGTCTGGGAGTGGACCGGACAAGGTGGAGCGCACAACGTCCACGCCAAACAGGGCGCGAGTTTTAGTAGCGACATCCAGTCGTCGGGCACCTTCGAGTGGAAGGCGACGGGCGGGCCCATCGTCACCTACCAGTGTGACCCTCACGCCAGCCAGGGAATGAAGGGAGCCATCGCCGTCGGCAGCAACGTCCCACGGAAGTCGGCCACCGCCGCGGCCGCGGAACCGATCGATCCCCACGAGATGGGCGTGCCTCTCCAGCCGCACTTCGTCGGGGTCGCCACGATCATGATGATGCTCTCGACGCTCGTCTTCACGTTCTACCTGCTGAAGTACGGCGAGAGCCCCAACACCAAGGGCGGGACCTGA